One window of Macrococcus sp. 19Msa1099 genomic DNA carries:
- the yidD gene encoding membrane protein insertion efficiency factor YidD: MKQLLLTLIKFYRKFISPMTPPACRFHPTCSQYGLEAIETHGAMKGGYLTVKRILKCHPFHPGGFDPVPPKKER; this comes from the coding sequence ATGAAACAACTATTATTAACCTTGATTAAGTTTTATCGTAAGTTTATATCGCCGATGACACCCCCTGCGTGTCGCTTCCATCCAACATGTTCTCAATATGGATTAGAAGCAATAGAAACACATGGTGCAATGAAAGGCGGCTACTTAACCGTGAAGCGCATTCTCAAATGTCATCCCTTCCATCCAGGAGGATTTGATCCGGTACCGCCGAAGAAAGAACGTTAG